The DNA sequence CATGTGCAGGGGGATGTATCCATATGGGTGTCACCTGGCTCACTTCCGTCGCTGAGGCTGGTGACGTTGCTTGCGGTGTTGACGCAACCGGAATTGGCTCGAAGGAGGGCGGAAGGATACGTTTCCAAGCATCTAGCATTCGCAACAGGGTCTCTCCCGCTTCAATATATCCAGTGATATCACCTTGTTTGGGAGTTGCGGCGAATTGCACGCATTTAGCAGCAATATATATGATGCGTGTTGCCAATCCTTCTGAAGACAGCTCAGACATCGGGATTTTTGGTTGATGTATTGTCAAGGCCGGCCGCCCTGTCCGAAAGGCGGCCCATATATCCTGCCGAAGCCATGCCCACCAGACTGCGCGTTGTAGACCGTCAACGGATTCGCCGCTTGTACCAGAATTCTTTTGAATCCAGAAAGCCCCTCTTAGGTGACGGTCCCAATTACTATGATCGGAATTGCTAGCTGTTCCGAACATCTCGTATGTCGAGATCATGATACCAGTCGTGAGAATTTCACGAGAAACAGTGTATGATTGGTACATAAGGTTTTGCGACAAATAATGGAGCGTCTCGTAGTAAAACTGTTCAGCCATTCTTCTTGCGGTTGGTGGGGCGCTCATAGTCGACGCGGGCGTGCCAGGTTGTGGCTGAGATGCAGCTTCGCTTCCAGTCCTCTGGTCCTGGTAGAGGGCCATGTGGCACGCACCTACAGCTAATATGGATTTAAGCAGTCCCACGTTACGCAACGCGAGGTGCGGAACCACATTGGCGAAATGTCTCTCTGGATCGAACAAATCCAGGACTGGCGCCACCACATTGACATAGTGTTGGTAATAAATCACCTCTTCTCCTTTAAGTTCGATTCGCGTCTCCGTATTCCAGGGCTGGGTCGGGATAGTGATCGCCTGAGCATTCACGTCACTAAATAGATTATCGCCTACTTGTAGAGCAACTGAAGGTCGGGGGGACTGTCTTCGTGACAGACTGGCGACATCGAAGTTCCAGCGAGTATTCGGAGTTTGTCCCTGCATATTGTTGATCGCGTCTTCCGCGAGCAAGTCATACCTTCTGAGCGTTAGTTCCTGTCAGTCTATAGTGTCAGACCAACGTTACCATTCGACAGGTCCAAAATTGGGCGTCAGACTATCCCCAAATGTGAACAAGCTATCATCAAGGAAGAAACCGTCTTCAGGTATGACATGGTCAGTAAGCTCCGGCTGTGCTGTGGGGAATGGAATCCATGATTGAATGGGATCCACCGGCTCTGGGTTTATCCTATCCGCCGGCACCGACGCCGCCGGTTCAGCATCGCTAGTTGATGGCAGCGCCTCGGTGGCATTTGGCGCTTCGTCTGCCTTGCGAGTACTCAGTGCTCGCGGCCGCCGAGTTACAGAATGTTTCTCAGCATAGACACACTCGCGGTCTACTCTCTCACAATTCTTGCAAGTCGGAGTGCCTTCGTCGCACTTGACCCGACGCTTACGGCATGTTAGGCTATTTCGAATTAGCAAGTTGTGTCGCCAAAGAATTAAAATGTTCATCTGCTTTACATTGCATAGACGTTTTCATTCCGTCATTAGCGACGGGATGGGCCTTGCCTCAAGCTCATGAGAGCCCCACCAATCCTTTGACAACAAGGATATTGGAAACTTACCAACCTGTTGAGGTCCTTAAACCACGTGATTTAGAAGGCATCTTCAATCGTATGCAATGCGTGTAGGCGGCACAACGGTGCGAGACGAGCGTCCCGAGACGAGCAGGCTCGATGCGGGCATGAGGTAGATTGAAATACTGGACATGCAGCGTCTAGCCGCAGTCGCGTGGAAAAAATGGAGAAGCCATGTGTCCGGCCTGGAGCTGCATGACTCGCTACGGGGAAGTACGAATACGGTCGAGGATGTGCGAGTGCCGAGATCTGGGGCAGGTTGATATGACGCGGGCAAGACCATGCCGAGCTTTGGTGTGTATTACGTAAGCGCCGACTGCGGTCGCGCCTAAGCATTTGCTCATGTTCTTACTGAAATTCAATGAGTTGGTATAATTGGACTAAAGTGTTGGCATAATATGGTATAAGGGATGGTCACTTCTATGATTCTTACACCCGGGAAAGAACTGGGAAATAGGCGCTCATGTGTTTTTATCACATAGATGGATGACATGCCTCCAGATTAATATCTCGTCTTCTCAATAATGATGTCGGGAGGTCGAGGCATGTCTTTTAGTTGATGAGATGCAGCAACCATGCAATTATTAAATAGGGTATCATTATATATATCATTTGCCTGCTGCAGCTTTCGCTGCGGCGGCTTCCCTTTTTCTTTGCAAGTACCTTTCCTTGGCACTACTGATATCGCTTGCCGTCTTCTGGCTCTTACGTGCGTGTTCTATTTTAGCTTGCTCTTCTGCTTCTTCATCTGCCTTCCTCTTATTTGCAGCTTCAATTTGCTCTGCTATCATAGCAGTTTGTCGTTCACGCTGAGCATTCCGGCCACCTTTGATATTCGCATGTGTAGGTGGAGTGTATTTTGGCGCTGCAGTGGTGGTAGGCGTAGATGCGGGTTTGGGCTTTGCAATAATGTTGAGTCCTGCTTTGAGTAGCTGACTCTTATCTGCAATCTGGCCCTCATCGTTGAGTATGACGTTCTTGCCTTGTTTGCGAAGCTCTTCGACAATTTCGGCATCCgtcttctctttcttctcttccaCAACAGGCTTGACGCCGTCCTTGAGAGCCTGCGCCGTAGCCTCCATAGCTTTCTGATGTCTCTTCTCACGCTCTGCAAGCATCTGCTTATGAAATCCTTGCATACCGAACTTTCTCTTGTTTTCTTCCTCAGCCTCTTGTCGCTTcttttcctcttcttcgGCCTTGCGCGTCTCTTCCTGTTGTATCTTATACGCGCCAGTTACAAACTTTTCCTTGTCAGCAAATTCATCGCCTTCGGCTTCGCGTTCGCGCTGCAGTTGTTTGTCCCGCGCCCGCATTTGATCTTTCTTCCGTTGCTCCGCGGACTCGAAGAGTGCGTCCATGTATTTAGGCTTCCGCTCTGCCGTGTCGTCGCGCTCGGCTGCTTCTTGGGCAGCAAGCACGGCCTGTGTTGCCTCGTAAGCGGCATCATAGTCGTACAATGTAGGGTTAGCTTCTAGGGCTTCTTGTGCGCATTTTTCAGCTTCGGCGGCGCTTGCGGAGTAGGTCATGGTGGTCGGGTCATGGTCCTTCGGTTTTGGCTTGTTAGAAGGAGGCGCTGGTGGTTGGCCTTTCTTTGCTTTGGCGGGCGCGAGTTTGGATGATCCTGATGAGATGGCGGCGAGCGTATCGTCGAAGTTCAGTTCGCCAATCTCCTGCGCATCATCTGCCACCTTTCCCTTTCCCTTGacatcttcctcgtcgtcatcgtcgaGCAGTGGCTTTTTCTTTTTCCCGAGGCCCGGCTTGACCGCTGTTTTCCCAAGGGAATTTGCGCCCTTATTCTTTAGGTTGAGTCCGAATTTGAGTGACATGACAAGTGAgtgttgttggtgttgaggtGCGCGTCGCGACCAAGAAGTCGAGAGGCAATGCCAAGGCCCGCTTGAGCCAGTGAAATCATCAGCACCTCCGCGACTTCTCCGCATACACCTTGCTGCAGACTGCAGTCGCCCTCACATCCGCCCAAGACTATATTACTCATGCATGACTGGCAGTTGATCCACCATAGTCCTCACCATGGAGGAGCAGGCTAGCGACGCTACTGCGGCGGAAAGCCTCTACAACAAAGCTAAAGCCTCACGTTTCCACTTCAAATCCGGTTCTAAGCGTCGCTCAAGACGTCATGACAGCAAGAACAAAGACGAAGGAGCCGATGATGAGTTGCCGAGGAAACGCCGAATACACAAAGACGACGATGAAGAACGAGACCACCGAGATTCGAGGCGTAAGCATAAGCACAAACATCGCACGTCGCGAGACGAACGGCATCCCACATCTACAAGAGATGGCGCCTACTACGACCCGGATTACCGTCATCGCGAATCACTATATGATAACCTGGAGGAATCGAGGGCGCGCTCCCCAGGTGCTGCGCCCGAGGAGGCCTTCCGTGAGTCACTGTTCGATGCGCTTGCCGACGATGAAGGTGCCGCATATTGGGAAGGCGTATATGGTCAGCCAGTCCACATATACCCCATGGAAAAACCCGGACCAGATGGCAAGCTAGAGCGCATGACCGAAGAGGAGTATGCAGACTATGTGCGCAACAAGATGTGGGAGAAAAGCCATCAGCATATTGTCGAAGAGCGTGAGGCCAGAGAGCGCGCGCGCCAAAAGCAGAAGGCGCAACGCAGCCAGCTCGACGAAGAACTTGAGCGTGAGGAAGCAGAAAGGGAGGACATACGGCGGCGTATGGAAGAGAGTCTCCGCCGGGGCGAAAAGCGTAAAAAGGCTAGGGAGGCAGAAGCAGCCTGGGACCACTACACAGCCAAGTGGGACAGTCTAAAGGACGCTCATCCATCAGGAGATCAGGCTGAAGCACAGGTTCTTGATCTAATCCCATGGCCCGTTTTGTCGGGCAAGGCAAAGCATGTGTCCAAGGAAGAAATCGAACACTTCTTGCGTAGCTCCGGGGCGTGGCGGAAAGACCCAGTCGGGCTGCTAAAGGCTGAGCGTGTACGCTGGCATCCGGACAAGATGCAACAGCGCTTTGGACAGCACATTAATACTGATACGATGAAATCGGTCACAGCAGTTTTCCAGGTCATCGACCAGTTGTGGAATGACCGACGTTGATGTTAACGTCTTCATGGTTGATACCCTTTCTCTCCCTTTGTCGTATTCTAATATTGAATTCGATATTCCATATACCCCCCCATGACACTCTTGCTCGCCGCAGCTTCTTCATGCGGCTGGGGTGGTAGCAAATTAATATCAAGTGGGCTAAACCTTTCTCTCCGACCTTGGCATTGTCCTACCACAAGCCTTTGCCTCCTTTTCTCCGCCTTCCAAGCGTCTTGGCGCAATGTAAATGTTGTGGAGCCTTCGAGTCGAAGAAGCCAAACATGACGGCTTCGCCTAGAAAAATGATCGAATGCTAAGTAGCCGGTTAAATGCTTGGAACCTGGGCGAAAATGCTTTTGACAACCCCATCGATGAAATATATCACCTGCAGTCACCTGGCGCACTCACAAGCCGAGAGATGCAGATTCCGAACAAGCTAGTGGTGACGGTATAGATTGGCTTGATAACATGCTTAGCCTATTGGCGCAGTTCTTGGATGAGCTTGTTTGGGCCCGGCAATTGTGCAATACCCGCAAGCACGCGACCAGGCACACAAACTGCGACCACGGAATGCCTAGCGATATGGATGGCATGAAAGGAGCCCATACTGAGTGTTGTGGGACGATAATGTTCTAGACGAATGAAGTTGTTCTACGCTCCACTGTTGTCGATCCCCACTTTCTTGAGCGTACAGTAAACGCCCGCCGCATGGATAACGGAAATGACTTGTTTCACGTTTCAAAACCACGACTTCTAGCACGTCAGGACGGGTCTGCCCGCGCCTCTAGGGCCCGAATAACCGGTGGTAAGACCTAATCTGTAGTACGGCTCCACATTACTATGCGTCGATGGGTACCAGGCAGTTCTCCACACCCGCAGCAGCAGCCATAGACCATTACGCAAGCAACTATCATGTCCTTCAATTTGGATGGATTGTTTCGAGCCGGTGGCGACCCGCTCACCGATGACCTCTACTGCTTGGCATCAGAATACCAAGACTTCAGATGATATATAATGATGTCGACTGTGCAGGAGAGATGTGCACCAAGCATCTCCAACTTGACTCAACAACATGGTTGCCTTCTCTACTATCCTCCTCGCTCTCGGCAGTGCCACCGCGGCTCTCGCCTCACCTCTCGGTCTCATCCTCGATGCCGAAGCCAGAGGCGAGTCTGCCAACTTGACTGCCCGCTCCACCCCCGCCGGCACTGGCATGAATAACGGCTTCTTCTACTCTTTCTGGACCGATGGACAGGGCCAGGTCACCTACAACAACGGTAACGGTGGCTCTTACGATGTCCAGTGGAACAACGTTGGTAACTTTGTTGCTGGCAAGGGATGGTAGGCACTCTCTGAGAGCCCGAATCCTCGCCAAGATATCTAACATCACCACAGGAACCCTGGATCCGCCCGTGTAGTCACCTACAGCGGTACCTGGAACGCCCAGAACGTTAACTCTTACATCTCGCTTTACGGATGGACCCGCAGCCCCCTCATCGAGTACTACATCGTTGAGGCCTACGGCTCCTACAACCCCGCTTCTGCTGCTCAGAAGAAGGGTCAAGTCCAGTCTGACGGTGGCACATACGACATCCTCCAGACTACCCGCTACAACCAGCCTTCCATCGACGGTACCCAGACCTTCCAGCAATTCTGGTCTGTCCGTACCAGCAAGAGGGTCGGTGGCACCATCACTGTCAAGGTAAGCACATCTCTTGGAAACAACTTGACACAACTGTTGCTGACTTGGGATTTTAGAACCACTTTGATGCTTGGGC is a window from the Pyrenophora tritici-repentis strain M4 chromosome 7, whole genome shotgun sequence genome containing:
- a CDS encoding Zn(II)2Cys6 transcription factor; protein product: MSLKFGLNLKNKGANSLGKTAVKPGLGKKKKPLLDDDDEEDVKGKGKVADDAQEIGELNFDDTLAAISSGSSKLAPAKAKKGQPPAPPSNKPKPKDHDPTTMTYSASAAEAEKCAQEALEANPTLYDYDAAYEATQAVLAAQEAAERDDTAERKPKYMDALFESAEQRKKDQMRARDKQLQREREAEGDEFADKEKFMLAEREKRHQKAMEATAQALKDGVKPVVEEKKEKTDAEIVEELRKQGKNVILNDEGQIADKSQLLKAGLNIIAKPKPASTPTTTAAPKYTPPTHANIKGGRNAQRERQTAMIAEQIEAANKRKADEEAEEQAKIEHARKSQKTASDISSAKESLTCRKRRVKCDEGTPTCKNCERVDRECVYAEKHSVTRRPRALSTRKADEAPNATEALPSTSDAEPAASVPADRINPEPVDPIQSWIPFPTAQPELTDHVIPEDGFFLDDSLFTFGDSLTPNFGPVEWYDLLAEDAINNMQGQTPNTRWNFDVASLSRRQSPRPSVALQVGDNLFSDVNAQAITIPTQPWNTETRIELKGEEVIYYQHYVNVVAPVLDLFDPERHFANVVPHLALRNVGLLKSILAVGACHMALYQDQRTGSEAASQPQPGTPASTMSAPPTARRMAEQFYYETLHYLSQNLMYQSYTVSREILTTGIMISTYEMFGTASNSDHSNWDRHLRGAFWIQKNSGTSGESVDGLQRAVWWAWLRQDIWAAFRTGRPALTIHQPKIPMSELSSEGLATRIIYIAAKCVQFAATPKQGDITGYIEAGETLLRMLDAWKRILPPSFEPIPVASTPQATSPASATEVSQVTPIWIHPPAHAAAIQMYHFAKIIMILNQPSTGGLTMYQTRFKLLRESTSTICGIAMAEQAQNLPSAFVSFQAIYAAALCAETQDRQHEILEILRAVLNISKFPSVTILDDLVNVWGSGPS
- a CDS encoding DUF3523 multi-domain protein; translation: MEEQASDATAAESLYNKAKASRFHFKSGSKRRSRRHDSKNKDEGADDELPRKRRIHKDDDEERDHRDSRRKHKHKHRTSRDERHPTSTRDGAYYDPDYRHRESLYDNLEESRARSPGAAPEEAFRESLFDALADDEGAAYWEGVYGQPVHIYPMEKPGPDGKLERMTEEEYADYVRNKMWEKSHQHIVEEREARERARQKQKAQRSQLDEELEREEAEREDIRRRMEESLRRGEKRKKAREAEAAWDHYTAKWDSLKDAHPSGDQAEAQVLDLIPWPVLSGKAKHVSKEEIEHFLRSSGAWRKDPVGLLKAERVRWHPDKMQQRFGQHINTDTMKSVTAVFQVIDQLWNDRR
- a CDS encoding Glyco-hydro-11 multi-domain protein; its protein translation is MVAFSTILLALGSATAALASPLGLILDAEARGESANLTARSTPAGTGMNNGFFYSFWTDGQGQVTYNNGNGGSYDVQWNNVGNFVAGKGWNPGSARVVTYSGTWNAQNVNSYISLYGWTRSPLIEYYIVEAYGSYNPASAAQKKGQVQSDGGTYDILQTTRYNQPSIDGTQTFQQFWSVRTSKRVGGTITVKNHFDAWAKYGQQLGQHNYQILATEGYQSSGSASITVNSS